A single window of Methylocella tundrae DNA harbors:
- a CDS encoding ubiquinol-cytochrome C chaperone family protein — protein MLSSLFRRSANRPVLDRLHGEIIAAAREPALYADYGVPDTFEGRFEAMTLHATLVLRRLNVMAAPAPDLAQDLADAIFAHLDATLREMGVGDAAVPKRMKTLAEAFLGRGVAYDQALRADASALLAALARNVYADRADAARLARYVKAASAALEEAPFEAFAKGPVPFPKPAAII, from the coding sequence ATGCTTTCGAGCCTTTTCCGCCGCTCCGCCAATCGTCCGGTGCTTGATCGCCTGCATGGCGAGATCATCGCGGCCGCGCGCGAGCCGGCGCTTTACGCCGATTATGGCGTCCCCGACACTTTCGAGGGGCGCTTCGAGGCGATGACCCTCCACGCAACGCTTGTCTTGCGGCGCCTCAACGTCATGGCGGCTCCAGCGCCCGACCTCGCCCAGGACCTTGCCGACGCCATTTTCGCGCATCTCGATGCGACGCTGCGCGAAATGGGCGTGGGAGACGCGGCCGTTCCGAAGCGCATGAAAACTCTTGCCGAGGCTTTCCTTGGGCGCGGCGTCGCCTATGATCAGGCCTTGCGCGCGGACGCCTCGGCGCTCCTCGCGGCGCTGGCGCGCAATGTTTACGCGGACCGTGCCGACGCGGCGCGTCTTGCGCGTTATGTAAAGGCTGCGAGCGCGGCCCTTGAGGAAGCCCCGTTTGAAGCTTTCGCCAAGGGGCCGGTTCCCTTTCCAAAGCCCGCGGCGATTATTTGA
- a CDS encoding beta-ketoacyl-ACP synthase III encodes MIDAAKGKLRSVVVGLGSYLPKRIVSNADLEKSLDTTDEWIVQRTGIRQRHVAAEDEPTSILGLNAARAALADAGLTADDIDLVIVATSTPDYTFPAVATQIQAGLGMHHGAAFDLQAVCSGFIFAVATADKFLVSGSHKRALVIGAETFSRLLDWNDRTTCVLFGDGAAAIVLEATPSAGTSSDRGVLTSHLRSDGRHREKLYVDGGPSSTKTTGVLRMAGREVFRHAVGMVTDVVTEAFAATGTTAEDLDWFVPHQANRRIIDASAEKLGIDARKVVITVDMHGNTSAASIPLALAVARDDGRIKRGDLVMIEAMGGGFTWASALIRW; translated from the coding sequence TTGATAGATGCAGCCAAAGGCAAGCTCCGTTCCGTCGTCGTGGGACTTGGCTCTTACCTTCCCAAACGGATCGTCAGCAACGCCGATCTCGAAAAGTCGCTCGACACGACCGATGAATGGATCGTGCAGCGGACCGGGATAAGGCAACGCCATGTCGCGGCCGAAGACGAGCCGACGTCAATACTTGGCCTGAACGCCGCGCGCGCCGCGCTGGCGGACGCAGGCTTGACCGCCGACGACATTGATCTTGTCATCGTCGCGACCTCTACGCCCGATTATACTTTCCCAGCGGTCGCCACTCAGATTCAGGCTGGCCTTGGCATGCATCACGGCGCGGCCTTCGATCTGCAGGCCGTTTGCTCCGGCTTCATCTTCGCCGTCGCCACCGCCGACAAGTTTCTTGTGTCAGGCTCTCACAAGCGCGCGCTCGTGATTGGCGCGGAGACATTTTCGCGCCTGCTCGACTGGAACGACCGGACGACATGCGTTCTCTTTGGCGACGGCGCGGCGGCGATCGTGCTCGAAGCCACGCCCTCCGCGGGAACTTCGAGCGATCGCGGCGTGCTGACATCGCACCTTCGCTCGGACGGGCGTCATCGCGAAAAACTCTACGTCGATGGCGGCCCATCCTCGACGAAGACCACCGGCGTGCTGCGCATGGCGGGGCGGGAGGTCTTTCGCCATGCCGTCGGCATGGTCACGGATGTCGTCACCGAGGCTTTCGCCGCGACCGGCACGACCGCTGAGGATCTCGACTGGTTCGTGCCGCATCAGGCGAATCGCCGAATCATCGACGCCTCCGCTGAAAAACTCGGCATTGACGCGCGCAAGGTCGTCATCACCGTCGATATGCACGGCAACACTTCCGCGGCTTCCATTCCGCTCGCCCTCGCGGTCGCACGCGACGATGGCCGGATCAAGCGCGGCGATCTTGTCATGATCGAGGCAATGGGCGGCGGCTTTACCTGGGCTTCCGCGCTGATCCGCTGGTAA
- a CDS encoding integration host factor subunit alpha, which translates to MVDALPKLDARTITRVDLAEAVYRCVGLSRKESGALVQMVLNELSDALAQGETVKLSSFGSFVVRSKSERVGRNPKTGIEVPITQRRVLVFKPSSVLKGRVNGQTVTEDDA; encoded by the coding sequence ATGGTTGATGCGCTCCCAAAGCTTGACGCGCGGACGATTACGCGCGTGGATCTCGCCGAGGCAGTCTACCGCTGTGTCGGCCTGTCGCGAAAAGAATCCGGCGCCCTCGTGCAGATGGTTCTGAATGAGCTGTCGGACGCCCTGGCCCAGGGCGAAACCGTCAAATTGTCCTCCTTCGGCTCCTTTGTCGTGCGCTCAAAATCCGAGCGCGTCGGGCGTAACCCTAAGACCGGGATCGAAGTGCCGATTACGCAACGCCGCGTTCTCGTGTTCAAGCCGTCGAGCGTGCTCAAGGGGCGCGTCAATGGCCAGACCGTGACGGAGGACGACGCATAG
- a CDS encoding AAA family ATPase, which translates to MNEAERSQKPDQSEVFSFLADSATYGLDEPVVRIDTHGAAVFLAGKHVYKVKRAVHFPFMDFSTLEKRRAACESEIAVNKGNAPEIYLGVVPISRENSRLKLGSGSEIIEWAVHLRRFDENRAMDRLASRGELDMKLVEKLAEAVAASHRRAPIMRDRDAPAALRAQIEETMASLEGAPGVFPAGETADLKRRMLDSFERLKSLLQRREAAGEVRRCHGDLHLGNIAMINGTPVLFDALEFDERLATCDILYDLAFLLMDVWTRGLKIEANLLMNRYFSKCDDVERQLEALAALPLFLSLRAAIRAKVTNLEPCKTATTIAAARALFAAARAFFVPEPLQLVAVGGLSGTGKSSLARKIAPLIGRPPGAVHLRSDIERKRFLHAGEFETLPQQAYRPEISVIVYHRLRDLAATALAAGQSVVLDAAHRTAEERAQADIGKSAGARFTGLWLEAPTGIRLERVSRRKDDASDAGPEIAAAQAREAVGIIDWRRLDASQPIEALVNQALAAIDASSRAETPK; encoded by the coding sequence ATGAACGAAGCTGAGCGTAGCCAAAAGCCGGACCAGTCGGAGGTTTTCTCGTTCCTCGCAGATTCCGCGACGTATGGGCTCGATGAGCCGGTGGTGAGGATCGACACGCATGGCGCCGCCGTTTTCCTCGCCGGCAAACATGTCTACAAGGTCAAGCGCGCCGTGCACTTTCCCTTCATGGATTTTTCGACGCTGGAAAAACGGCGCGCGGCATGTGAGAGCGAGATCGCCGTCAACAAGGGAAATGCGCCGGAGATCTATCTCGGCGTTGTTCCCATTTCACGCGAGAACAGCCGCTTAAAGCTTGGCTCTGGCAGCGAAATCATCGAATGGGCTGTGCATCTGCGCCGCTTCGACGAAAACCGTGCGATGGATCGGCTCGCGTCGCGCGGCGAACTCGATATGAAGCTCGTCGAAAAGCTCGCCGAGGCGGTCGCCGCCTCGCACCGAAGAGCGCCGATCATGCGCGACAGGGACGCGCCGGCGGCCCTGCGCGCTCAAATCGAAGAAACGATGGCGTCCCTTGAAGGCGCTCCCGGTGTGTTTCCGGCCGGTGAAACGGCTGACCTCAAGCGCCGCATGCTGGACAGTTTCGAGCGCTTAAAATCGCTGCTCCAGCGGCGCGAAGCCGCAGGCGAAGTGCGTCGCTGCCACGGCGATCTCCATTTAGGCAATATCGCCATGATAAACGGCACGCCCGTTTTGTTCGACGCGCTCGAATTCGACGAGCGGCTGGCGACCTGCGACATTCTCTATGATCTTGCCTTTCTGCTGATGGATGTTTGGACGCGCGGCCTGAAGATCGAGGCCAATTTGCTGATGAACCGCTATTTTTCGAAGTGCGACGACGTCGAAAGGCAGCTTGAGGCGCTGGCCGCGCTGCCGCTTTTTCTCAGTCTGCGCGCGGCGATCCGCGCCAAAGTGACCAACCTCGAACCTTGCAAAACGGCCACGACGATCGCCGCGGCGCGGGCGCTGTTCGCCGCCGCCCGCGCCTTTTTTGTGCCGGAGCCGCTTCAGCTCGTTGCCGTCGGCGGCCTCTCGGGGACCGGGAAAAGCTCGCTCGCACGAAAAATCGCGCCTTTGATCGGCCGTCCGCCCGGCGCGGTCCATCTGCGCAGCGACATCGAGCGAAAGCGCTTTCTTCACGCCGGCGAATTCGAGACCTTGCCGCAGCAGGCCTACCGGCCGGAAATCTCGGTGATCGTCTACCACCGTTTGCGCGATCTCGCGGCGACGGCGCTCGCAGCGGGCCAGAGCGTGGTCCTCGACGCCGCCCACCGAACAGCCGAAGAGCGGGCGCAGGCCGATATCGGCAAAAGCGCGGGGGCGCGATTCACGGGTCTCTGGCTCGAAGCGCCAACCGGGATCAGGCTGGAACGGGTTTCGCGCCGCAAGGATGATGCGTCGGACGCCGGCCCCGAAATCGCCGCCGCGCAGGCGCGGGAGGCGGTCGGGATCATCGACTGGCGGCGCCTCGACGCATCACAGCCGATCGAGGCGCTCGTCAATCAGGCGCTTGCTGCAATCGACGCAAGCAGCCGCGCTGAAACGCCGAAGTGA
- the ribH gene encoding 6,7-dimethyl-8-ribityllumazine synthase, whose translation MVIPRRSSLDAAETNAAGARFLIVEARFYDAIGAMLLAGAEAALSRAGARHDVLTVAGALEIPIAMAIALDHAEKSGEPFAGAIALGCVIRGETYHFEIVSNESARALMQLGVARQLALGNGVLTVETEAQALERADPGRGDKGGDAARAALGLHALKQKIGAL comes from the coding sequence ATGGTCATCCCGCGCCGGTCATCCCTGGATGCCGCTGAAACAAACGCCGCCGGCGCAAGATTTCTGATCGTTGAAGCGCGCTTTTACGACGCTATTGGCGCGATGCTTCTCGCCGGCGCGGAGGCGGCGCTGAGCAGGGCTGGAGCGCGCCATGACGTCCTCACCGTGGCGGGCGCCCTCGAAATTCCCATCGCCATGGCGATCGCGCTCGACCATGCGGAGAAATCGGGCGAGCCCTTCGCCGGCGCGATTGCGCTTGGCTGCGTCATTCGGGGAGAAACCTATCATTTCGAAATCGTCTCCAATGAAAGCGCGCGCGCTTTGATGCAGCTTGGGGTGGCGCGTCAGCTTGCTCTCGGCAATGGCGTCCTGACCGTCGAAACCGAGGCCCAGGCTTTGGAGCGGGCGGACCCCGGCCGGGGCGATAAGGGAGGCGACGCCGCGCGCGCTGCTCTTGGCCTTCACGCGCTCAAACAGAAAATAGGAGCGCTCTGA
- the bamE gene encoding outer membrane protein assembly factor BamE domain-containing protein, giving the protein MWFGIAANVRSKKAPASGSRSVSLKIALAAALSLGLGGCLGYDGQVIHGYQTDARTFDQVRVGSSAEQILTLLGTPTTTSTVGGDAWYYVTQVTDHGLAFMQPKLIDQRVFAVYFDKNKKVERVANYGVQDGKVFDFVSRTTPTAGAESSLLKGMFLNLMHF; this is encoded by the coding sequence ATGTGGTTCGGCATCGCGGCCAATGTTCGCAGCAAGAAGGCGCCGGCTTCAGGCTCCCGATCGGTCAGCTTGAAAATCGCATTGGCGGCGGCGCTTTCGCTCGGCCTTGGCGGCTGCCTCGGCTATGACGGTCAGGTCATCCACGGTTATCAGACCGACGCCCGCACTTTCGATCAGGTAAGAGTAGGCTCCTCCGCGGAGCAGATCCTGACCCTTCTTGGAACGCCGACCACGACGTCGACGGTGGGCGGCGACGCCTGGTACTACGTGACGCAGGTCACAGACCACGGCCTTGCATTCATGCAGCCGAAGCTCATAGACCAGCGCGTCTTCGCCGTTTACTTCGACAAGAACAAGAAGGTCGAGCGCGTCGCCAATTACGGCGTTCAGGACGGCAAAGTGTTCGATTTCGTCTCACGGACGACACCGACGGCCGGCGCCGAATCATCTCTCCTCAAGGGAATGTTCCTTAACCTGATGCACTTCTAG
- the thiL gene encoding thiamine-phosphate kinase — translation MRCWTASPAVTAPPNSSRALKRLSEAGHLTQLTEDELIAAYFAPLAGDAGLRLSDDAALLRAPLGRELVLTKDMLVARVHFFSNDPPAAIARKALRVNLSDLAAKGAEPLGFLLGLALPEDWTTDWLGAFAKGLGEDAALFQCPLLGGDTVKTPGPLTISITAIGAVAPGKMILRGAAEPGDLIYVTGTIGDAALGLKLRLGATCDQDWIGALNEADAAFLLDRFLLPQPRLALKGALASNAHAAMDVSDGLTGDLSKMLRLAGLTAKIPAANIPLSRAAREALRLEPKLIEPVCAGGDDYEILCAVPLAKSAAFEAAAQAAGVMVSAIASAAPGDAPPVFEDREGRKLIFARPSFQHF, via the coding sequence ATGCGGTGCTGGACGGCCTCGCCCGCCGTTACCGCGCCGCCGAATTCGAGCCGCGCGCTTAAGAGGCTGAGTGAGGCCGGGCATCTGACGCAACTCACCGAGGACGAGCTGATCGCGGCCTATTTTGCGCCGCTCGCGGGCGACGCGGGGTTGCGGCTCAGCGACGACGCGGCCCTTTTGCGCGCTCCCTTGGGACGCGAACTCGTCCTCACCAAGGATATGCTCGTCGCGCGCGTGCATTTTTTCAGTAACGATCCGCCCGCGGCCATCGCGCGCAAGGCGCTGCGCGTCAATCTGTCGGACCTCGCCGCCAAGGGCGCCGAGCCTTTGGGATTCCTGCTTGGGCTCGCCTTGCCGGAAGACTGGACGACGGACTGGCTCGGGGCCTTCGCGAAGGGGCTCGGCGAGGACGCGGCCCTCTTTCAATGCCCGCTGCTTGGCGGCGATACCGTCAAGACGCCAGGGCCTCTCACGATCTCGATCACAGCCATCGGCGCCGTGGCTCCGGGAAAAATGATTTTACGCGGCGCCGCCGAGCCTGGCGATCTCATCTATGTAACAGGAACCATCGGCGATGCGGCGCTCGGCCTCAAGCTTCGGCTTGGCGCGACGTGCGATCAGGACTGGATTGGCGCCCTGAATGAAGCCGACGCGGCTTTTCTGCTCGATCGCTTTCTGCTGCCGCAACCGCGCCTCGCGCTGAAAGGAGCGCTCGCATCAAACGCCCATGCCGCGATGGACGTTTCCGACGGTCTTACCGGCGATCTTTCCAAAATGCTGCGCCTTGCCGGACTGACGGCGAAGATCCCGGCAGCAAATATTCCCCTCTCGCGCGCGGCGCGGGAGGCTTTGAGGTTGGAGCCAAAGCTCATCGAGCCGGTCTGCGCTGGCGGCGACGATTATGAAATTCTATGCGCCGTTCCGCTTGCCAAAAGCGCGGCGTTCGAGGCGGCGGCTCAAGCAGCCGGGGTCATGGTGAGCGCAATCGCCAGCGCCGCGCCGGGAGATGCGCCGCCCGTGTTCGAGGACAGGGAAGGACGAAAACTGATCTTCGCCCGGCCTTCCTTTCAGCATTTTTAG
- a CDS encoding sodium-translocating pyrophosphatase produces the protein MNAIWLVILAGLLSIVYGVTTSSKLMSESAGSARMQEIAGAIAEGAQAYLKRQYLTIALVGVVIFLAFWFFMSGTIAIGFLIGAVLSAAAGFVGMNVSVRANVRTAQAASRSLAAGLDISFKAGAVTGMLVAGLALLGVASYFYVLTGPLGFAPNSRPTIDSLVALGFGASLISIFARLGGGIFTKGADVGADLVGKVEAGIPEDDPRNPATIADNVGDNVGDCAGMAADLFETYAVTVVATMVLAAIFFVGQPVLYSAMLYPLAICATCIVTSIAGTYFVKLGADESIMGALYKGLIAAGGLSIIGLALATTVTVGWGTIGVANGTPISGAHLFVCGLIGLIVTGCIVVITEYYTGTGKRPVVSIAQASVTGHGTNVIQGLAVSLESTAAPALVIIGGIIATSQLAGLYGTAIAVTTMLGIAGMIVALDAFGPVTDNAGGIAEMAGLPKEVRRVTDALDAVGNTTKAVTKGYAIGSAGLGALVLFAAYSHDLEYFAANPGQFPYFKGIGAISFDISNPYVVAGLIFGGMIPYLFGGIAMTAVGRAAGSVVEEVRRQFREKPGIMQGTERPDYGRAVDMLTKAAIKEMIVPSLLPVLAPIVVYYGVLLISGSKASAFAALGASLLGVIVNGLFVAISMTSGGGAWDNAKKSFEDGFVDKDGVKHFKGGEAHKASVTGDTVGDPYKDTAGPAVNPAIKITNIVALLLLAALAH, from the coding sequence ATGAACGCCATTTGGCTTGTCATCCTGGCAGGGCTTTTATCCATTGTTTACGGGGTGACGACATCCTCGAAGCTGATGTCGGAGAGCGCCGGCTCGGCGCGAATGCAGGAAATCGCGGGGGCCATCGCCGAGGGCGCGCAGGCTTACCTCAAACGCCAATATCTGACCATCGCCCTTGTCGGCGTCGTCATTTTTCTCGCTTTCTGGTTTTTCATGAGCGGGACGATCGCGATCGGCTTTCTCATTGGAGCCGTTCTGTCCGCCGCCGCCGGCTTCGTCGGCATGAACGTCTCGGTGCGCGCCAATGTGCGCACGGCGCAGGCCGCCTCGCGATCGCTTGCCGCCGGACTTGATATTTCGTTCAAGGCAGGCGCCGTCACCGGCATGCTCGTCGCCGGCCTCGCGCTGCTCGGCGTCGCCTCATATTTTTATGTGCTGACCGGGCCGCTGGGTTTCGCGCCGAACAGCCGGCCGACCATCGATTCGCTCGTCGCCCTCGGCTTCGGCGCTTCGCTGATCTCGATTTTCGCCCGCCTTGGCGGCGGCATCTTCACCAAAGGGGCCGATGTCGGGGCCGATCTCGTCGGCAAGGTCGAGGCCGGAATTCCGGAGGATGATCCACGCAATCCAGCGACCATCGCGGACAATGTCGGCGACAACGTCGGCGATTGCGCCGGCATGGCGGCGGATCTCTTCGAGACCTATGCCGTGACCGTCGTCGCCACCATGGTCCTCGCCGCGATCTTTTTCGTCGGTCAGCCGGTTCTCTACAGCGCCATGCTCTATCCGTTGGCGATCTGCGCGACCTGCATCGTGACCTCGATCGCTGGAACCTATTTCGTCAAGCTCGGCGCCGATGAATCGATCATGGGCGCGCTTTATAAGGGTCTGATCGCGGCAGGCGGCCTGTCCATCATCGGACTGGCGCTCGCGACAACCGTGACGGTCGGCTGGGGAACCATCGGCGTCGCCAACGGGACGCCGATCTCGGGGGCGCATTTGTTCGTTTGCGGCCTGATCGGCCTGATCGTCACCGGCTGCATTGTCGTGATCACGGAATATTATACCGGGACCGGCAAGCGTCCGGTGGTGTCGATCGCCCAGGCCTCCGTCACGGGACACGGCACCAACGTCATTCAGGGCCTCGCCGTGTCGCTTGAATCGACAGCGGCGCCCGCGCTCGTCATCATCGGCGGCATCATCGCAACGAGCCAGCTCGCGGGCCTCTACGGCACCGCGATCGCCGTGACGACGATGCTCGGAATCGCCGGCATGATCGTCGCGCTCGACGCTTTCGGGCCGGTGACCGACAACGCGGGCGGCATCGCTGAAATGGCCGGCCTGCCGAAGGAGGTCCGCCGCGTCACGGACGCGCTCGACGCCGTCGGCAACACGACAAAGGCTGTGACAAAAGGCTATGCGATCGGATCGGCGGGTCTTGGCGCCCTTGTGCTGTTCGCCGCCTATAGCCACGATCTCGAATATTTCGCCGCAAATCCCGGTCAGTTCCCATATTTTAAGGGGATTGGCGCGATCTCCTTCGATATCTCCAACCCTTATGTCGTCGCCGGGCTTATCTTCGGCGGGATGATACCCTATCTGTTCGGAGGCATTGCCATGACGGCGGTGGGGCGCGCCGCCGGCTCCGTGGTGGAAGAAGTGCGGCGTCAGTTCAGGGAGAAGCCTGGCATCATGCAAGGGACGGAGCGCCCTGATTACGGCCGGGCGGTCGATATGCTGACCAAGGCGGCGATCAAGGAAATGATCGTTCCCTCGCTCCTGCCGGTGCTGGCGCCGATCGTCGTCTATTATGGCGTGCTGCTGATCTCCGGCTCCAAGGCTTCGGCTTTCGCGGCGCTTGGCGCCTCGTTGCTCGGCGTCATCGTCAACGGCCTTTTCGTCGCGATCTCGATGACTTCCGGCGGCGGCGCCTGGGACAACGCCAAAAAAAGCTTCGAGGATGGCTTCGTCGACAAGGATGGCGTCAAGCATTTCAAGGGCGGGGAGGCGCATAAGGCGTCGGTGACCGGCGATACGGTCGGCGATCCTTATAAGGACACGGCCGGTCCCGCGGTAAACCCGGCGATCAAGATCACCAATATCGTCGCTCTGCTGCTGCTCGCCGCGCTGGCCCATTGA
- a CDS encoding YceD family protein, which yields MKSNSDASSRKAPRGNAEARASEVPNLSRLVEVDNIPDAGLDISVRADAAERAAIAKANGLVAVESLEADLDVVKESAKKFRITGPLRARIVQACVVSLEPFESEIEAQVEADFQNFVEKAAPRARSARRAEAEAEPEPSFAAQLDAPDPVVNGRIDVGALVEEFLVLSLDPYPRKPGVQFEGAECPGAPDEPASPFAVLKKLRD from the coding sequence ATGAAATCGAACAGCGACGCCAGCTCCAGGAAAGCGCCGCGAGGGAACGCCGAGGCCCGCGCGAGCGAAGTTCCCAATCTGTCGCGCCTCGTCGAGGTGGATAATATTCCGGACGCAGGGCTAGACATTTCAGTGCGGGCCGATGCGGCTGAACGCGCGGCAATCGCTAAAGCCAACGGCCTCGTCGCCGTCGAAAGTCTTGAGGCCGACCTTGACGTGGTCAAGGAAAGCGCGAAAAAATTCAGGATCACCGGCCCGCTGCGGGCGCGCATTGTGCAGGCCTGCGTCGTCAGCCTTGAGCCCTTTGAAAGCGAAATCGAGGCGCAGGTCGAAGCCGATTTTCAGAATTTCGTCGAAAAAGCCGCGCCGCGGGCAAGGTCTGCGCGGCGGGCGGAGGCCGAAGCCGAGCCGGAGCCATCCTTCGCCGCGCAGCTCGATGCGCCTGATCCCGTCGTCAATGGGCGGATCGACGTTGGCGCGCTTGTGGAGGAATTCCTTGTCCTCAGCCTTGATCCTTATCCGCGCAAACCCGGCGTCCAATTCGAAGGCGCCGAATGTCCCGGCGCGCCGGATGAACCAGCTTCTCCCTTCGCGGTTTTGAAAAAGCTGAGGGATTAA
- the nusB gene encoding transcription antitermination factor NusB, whose amino-acid sequence MANADGRSAARLAAVQALYQMEVSEKGLNETFAEFESFWIGNEIEGQRYKAAEVAFFRDILTGVLADQGPIDRAIDQTLVDGWPLARVDAVLRAILRAGAYELKKRADIPARVSIKEYVDVAGAFFDREEAGMVNAVLDGLARRYRAAEFEPRA is encoded by the coding sequence ATGGCCAATGCCGATGGACGCTCCGCAGCCCGCCTCGCCGCCGTTCAGGCCCTCTATCAAATGGAAGTGTCGGAAAAAGGTTTGAACGAGACCTTCGCTGAATTCGAGTCTTTCTGGATCGGCAATGAAATCGAAGGCCAGCGCTACAAGGCGGCTGAAGTTGCATTTTTTCGCGATATTCTAACGGGCGTGCTGGCCGATCAAGGCCCCATCGACCGGGCGATCGATCAAACGCTTGTCGACGGCTGGCCTCTTGCGCGGGTCGATGCGGTTTTGCGCGCCATTTTGCGCGCGGGCGCCTATGAACTGAAGAAGCGCGCCGACATTCCCGCGCGCGTCTCAATCAAGGAATATGTCGATGTCGCCGGCGCTTTCTTCGATCGCGAAGAGGCCGGGATGGTCAATGCGGTGCTGGACGGCCTCGCCCGCCGTTACCGCGCCGCCGAATTCGAGCCGCGCGCTTAA
- the plsX gene encoding phosphate acyltransferase PlsX: MMKPVRIALDAMGGDFGPEVMLPGAARALERGSDIAFSIFGDEKLIGPYLAANPGLAAVSSLRHTDVAVRMDDKPSQALRAGRRNSSMWLAIEAVKKNQADIAVSAGNTGALMAMAKTCLHTMPNVDRPAIAAIWPTVRGRTIVLDVGASIGADAQHLVNLAIMGAAMARIVLSVERPTVGLLNIGSEEMKGIDEVKKASRLLREAALPNLDYVGFVEGGDIGKGTVDVVITEGFAGNIALKTAEGTANQMAQYLREALSGDLLSKIGYLLARKGFAALKVKMDPRNVNGGVFLGLDGVVIKSHGHSDVFGTSVAIEIAYKIARHQLLGQIREALARSHEARAPKLSGASQPATAPSQS, encoded by the coding sequence ATGATGAAGCCAGTGCGAATAGCGCTCGACGCGATGGGCGGCGATTTTGGACCGGAGGTTATGCTTCCAGGGGCCGCGCGCGCGCTTGAGCGAGGCTCGGATATCGCCTTCTCGATTTTTGGCGACGAAAAGCTGATCGGCCCTTATCTCGCAGCCAATCCAGGGCTCGCCGCCGTCTCCAGCCTGCGTCATACGGATGTCGCGGTCCGGATGGACGACAAGCCGAGCCAGGCGCTGCGCGCCGGGCGGCGCAATTCGTCGATGTGGCTGGCGATCGAAGCTGTCAAGAAGAACCAGGCCGACATCGCCGTTTCGGCCGGCAACACCGGCGCATTGATGGCCATGGCGAAAACCTGCCTGCATACCATGCCGAACGTCGATCGGCCGGCGATCGCGGCCATCTGGCCGACCGTGCGGGGTCGGACGATCGTGCTCGACGTCGGCGCCTCGATCGGCGCCGATGCGCAGCATCTCGTCAACCTCGCCATCATGGGGGCTGCGATGGCGAGGATCGTTCTCTCCGTCGAGCGTCCGACCGTCGGCCTTTTGAATATCGGCTCCGAGGAGATGAAAGGGATCGACGAGGTGAAGAAAGCTTCGCGCCTTTTGCGGGAGGCCGCCTTGCCCAACCTTGACTATGTCGGCTTCGTCGAGGGCGGCGACATCGGCAAAGGCACGGTCGATGTCGTCATTACGGAGGGGTTTGCGGGCAATATCGCCCTGAAGACGGCTGAGGGCACCGCCAATCAGATGGCGCAGTATCTCCGCGAAGCGCTGAGCGGCGATCTCCTGTCGAAGATCGGCTATCTTCTGGCGCGCAAAGGCTTTGCCGCGCTCAAGGTCAAGATGGACCCCCGCAACGTCAATGGGGGCGTCTTCCTCGGTCTTGATGGAGTCGTCATCAAGAGCCACGGCCATTCCGACGTTTTTGGCACCTCCGTGGCCATCGAAATCGCCTATAAAATCGCGCGCCACCAGCTTCTTGGCCAGATACGCGAGGCGCTCGCGAGATCGCATGAAGCGCGCGCGCCGAAGCTCAGCGGCGCCAGCCAACCTGCAACCGCGCCGTCTCAATCCTGA